One genomic segment of Vibrio quintilis includes these proteins:
- a CDS encoding ABC transporter permease, with protein sequence MTNLIQLRWPQWLNTFSLGLLLVAVLVLTALCAPWLTHYDPNVQNIAERLAAPGPEHLFGTDRFGRDLYARVLYGARPTLILVSLVVIITVPVGLMVGICAGYVGGWTERGLMRLTDIVMSLPSLVIALALVSVLGPGLMNGALALAFTSWPAFARQARTETLALRRSDYLAAAKMQGITGWRLIVGHILPLCLPGAIVRAALNLGGIILSAAGLGFLGMGIQPPAAEWGSMVASGSRVIFDQWWVAAVPGFAILFASLAFNLLGDGLRDKMDPRHGR encoded by the coding sequence ATGACGAATCTGATTCAACTGAGATGGCCGCAATGGCTGAATACGTTTAGTTTGGGTCTGTTACTGGTCGCAGTGCTGGTGCTGACTGCTCTGTGTGCACCGTGGTTGACCCATTACGACCCCAATGTACAGAACATTGCTGAGCGGCTGGCTGCGCCGGGGCCGGAGCATTTATTTGGCACCGACCGTTTTGGCCGGGACTTGTATGCGCGTGTGCTTTACGGGGCACGTCCGACCCTGATTCTGGTGTCACTGGTGGTGATCATTACCGTTCCCGTTGGCCTGATGGTCGGGATTTGTGCCGGGTACGTCGGTGGCTGGACCGAGCGCGGGCTGATGCGTCTGACGGATATTGTGATGTCACTGCCCAGTCTGGTCATCGCGCTGGCGCTGGTTTCCGTTTTAGGACCAGGCTTGATGAACGGCGCGCTGGCGCTGGCATTTACCAGCTGGCCGGCATTTGCCCGGCAGGCAAGAACCGAAACACTGGCACTGCGGCGCAGTGACTATCTGGCAGCAGCGAAGATGCAGGGTATCACCGGCTGGCGCTTGATTGTCGGGCATATTCTGCCTTTATGCCTGCCGGGAGCGATTGTCCGGGCGGCGCTGAATCTGGGTGGTATTATCCTTTCTGCGGCAGGGCTGGGATTCCTCGGTATGGGAATTCAGCCACCGGCTGCGGAGTGGGGGTCGATGGTTGCCAGCGGCAGCCGGGTCATTTTCGACCAGTGGTGGGTGGCGGCCGTACCCGGTTTCGCCATTCTGTTTGCGAGTCTGGCATTTAACCTGCTGGGCGATGGTTTACGAGACAAAATGGACCCGCGTCATGGCAGATAA
- a CDS encoding ABC transporter ATP-binding protein, whose translation MADKQSSPNQQLSTDKPLSSGQQSASGQQALIDVRHLNITLANGQPLVKDLSFQMGRERVALVGESGSGKSLTAKTLMGLLPAACLPQADRLELLGQPVLSLSQKQWCQLRGRQVAMVLQDPKYALNPARTIGMQVEEPLKLHQTMSRKARIEKVEYMLDAVGLPNPAVLRRKYPHQLSGGMGQRVMLAIALINDPELLIADEPTSALDHAMRDQVLALIYSLVEARNMGLLLISHDLQQVAQYSERVLVMYQGQLIDQLPAAALPQATHPYTKTLWSCQPHLDKRGEPLPVLDRFSLDRFVREQQHGH comes from the coding sequence ATGGCAGATAAACAATCTTCACCGAATCAGCAGCTTTCCACGGATAAGCCGCTTTCATCAGGTCAACAGAGCGCATCTGGTCAACAGGCTTTAATCGATGTCAGGCACTTAAATATCACGCTGGCGAACGGACAACCGTTAGTCAAAGACCTCAGCTTTCAGATGGGGCGCGAGCGGGTTGCGCTGGTCGGGGAGTCCGGTTCCGGTAAATCCCTGACTGCCAAAACCCTGATGGGCCTGCTGCCTGCGGCCTGTTTGCCACAGGCTGACAGACTCGAACTTTTGGGGCAGCCGGTCTTATCTCTGTCACAAAAACAGTGGTGTCAGCTGCGCGGCCGGCAGGTTGCGATGGTGCTTCAGGATCCGAAATATGCACTGAACCCGGCCCGGACCATCGGTATGCAGGTGGAAGAGCCGCTGAAACTGCATCAGACAATGAGCCGTAAAGCCCGGATTGAAAAAGTGGAATACATGCTCGATGCGGTGGGTCTGCCGAATCCGGCAGTGTTGCGCCGAAAGTATCCGCATCAGCTTTCCGGCGGTATGGGGCAGCGGGTGATGCTGGCGATTGCACTGATTAATGATCCGGAGCTGTTGATTGCCGATGAGCCAACCTCGGCGCTGGACCATGCGATGCGCGATCAGGTTCTGGCGCTGATTTATTCGCTGGTGGAAGCCCGCAATATGGGATTGTTGTTAATCAGTCACGATTTGCAGCAGGTCGCGCAATACAGTGAGCGGGTACTGGTGATGTATCAGGGACAGCTGATTGACCAGCTTCCTGCCGCAGCGTTACCGCAGGCCACGCATCCGTATACCAAAACCCTGTGGTCGTGTCAGCCGCATCTTGACAAGCGTGGCGAACCACTACCGGTACTGGACCGTTTTTCACTGGATCGTTTTGTACGGGAGCAGCAACATGGGCATTGA
- a CDS encoding ABC transporter ATP-binding protein — MGIEQSGNLPSILELNQVSVTHVQGHQRNTVVHGVDLHVDEGACFGLVGPSGCGKSSLLWVLAGLNPHWEGQIKLLGQTLKPGQVFKGDLRREVQMVFQDPYASLHPKHRLRRTLAEPLKRLGMTDIDDRIAEGFKQVGLSSAMIDRYPHQLSGGQRQRVAIVRALLPQPKLLLLDEPTSALDMSVQAEILNLLNELKTQHRLTMVLVSHDPNTIDYMCDAAMVMKAGRIAEYRIY, encoded by the coding sequence ATGGGCATTGAACAATCAGGGAATCTGCCATCCATTCTCGAACTGAATCAGGTCAGTGTAACCCATGTGCAGGGACATCAGCGCAATACCGTGGTTCACGGTGTGGACCTGCATGTTGATGAAGGTGCCTGTTTCGGGCTGGTTGGTCCTTCCGGCTGCGGTAAATCGTCGCTGTTATGGGTGCTGGCCGGGCTGAATCCGCACTGGGAAGGCCAGATCAAACTGCTGGGACAGACACTCAAACCGGGGCAGGTTTTCAAAGGCGATTTGCGCCGGGAAGTCCAGATGGTCTTTCAGGATCCGTATGCGTCACTGCATCCGAAACACCGCCTGCGCCGCACGCTGGCTGAGCCGCTGAAACGCCTCGGGATGACGGATATTGATGATCGCATCGCAGAAGGCTTTAAGCAGGTGGGGTTGAGCAGCGCAATGATTGATCGCTATCCGCATCAGCTTTCCGGCGGACAGCGGCAGCGGGTCGCGATTGTCCGCGCCCTGCTGCCACAGCCGAAATTACTTTTACTCGACGAGCCAACATCTGCGCTGGATATGTCGGTGCAGGCGGAAATCCTCAACCTGCTCAATGAGCTGAAAACGCAGCACCGGCTAACGATGGTTCTGGTCAGCCATGACCCGAATACCATTGATTATATGTGTGATGCAGCGATGGTGATGAAAGCAGGCCGTATAGCGGAATACCGGATTTACTGA
- a CDS encoding AraC family transcriptional regulator, whose protein sequence is MTDLILTGTLSHPAGYQTNVHAHPFGQLTHIRQGVLHVVTETTGTGMPSTSLVPQRSLIPQSCFIWIPPDWPHHAFSHTEIMADVVQVPASPATTLPHQPAIFAITPFILALIQRLTHDNKTQTIKQHLLAVLVDEILQQAPLSFSLPMPQSAGLQDMARQILQMPDDKIPLAERARQTGMSERTFSRKFSKETGMTWAHWRQVVRLFHAIEWLQQGKPVSWVALTCGYSHPSALVAVFRQHFGCSPNAWKQKETQKSSSTSGA, encoded by the coding sequence ATGACTGACTTGATTCTCACCGGTACCCTTTCCCACCCCGCTGGTTATCAAACCAACGTCCACGCACATCCTTTCGGGCAGTTGACACATATCCGTCAGGGCGTTTTGCATGTGGTGACAGAAACAACCGGTACCGGAATGCCATCCACTTCGCTGGTTCCACAGCGTTCTCTGATCCCACAGAGCTGCTTTATCTGGATACCACCTGACTGGCCTCACCATGCATTCAGCCATACTGAAATCATGGCCGATGTGGTTCAGGTTCCCGCGAGCCCGGCCACAACGTTGCCGCATCAGCCTGCCATTTTTGCGATAACGCCTTTCATACTGGCGTTGATTCAACGTTTAACCCATGACAACAAAACTCAGACCATCAAACAGCATTTGCTCGCCGTACTGGTGGACGAAATATTGCAACAAGCCCCGTTATCATTCTCACTCCCTATGCCGCAAAGCGCGGGGTTACAAGATATGGCGAGACAAATACTCCAGATGCCAGATGACAAAATTCCTCTGGCAGAACGGGCCAGACAAACCGGTATGAGCGAGCGAACATTTTCCCGGAAATTCAGCAAAGAAACCGGCATGACCTGGGCACACTGGCGCCAGGTTGTCCGCCTGTTCCATGCGATTGAATGGCTGCAACAGGGCAAACCGGTCAGCTGGGTTGCTCTCACCTGCGGTTACAGCCACCCCAGTGCGCTCGTCGCCGTATTCCGGCAACATTTTGGCTGTTCTCCGAATGCGTGGAAGCAAAAGGAAACACAGAAATCCTCATCAACGTCAGGAGCATGA
- a CDS encoding nuclear transport factor 2 family protein, with protein MNTNLADIFEAQNETERCDALCRLYRGIFSKDIAIEEIFARDYVQITDGKRSHFKAFCEHIERVLSQVQSLQIDVCDVCQQGDLIADRHRVTVVYHDGRHAVIEVFAFMRCAEGRLCSLVENTRVIQGDAADQSLASC; from the coding sequence ATGAATACGAACTTAGCGGATATTTTTGAGGCACAAAATGAAACCGAACGGTGTGATGCGTTATGCCGTTTATACCGGGGGATTTTTTCAAAAGACATAGCCATTGAGGAGATATTTGCAAGGGATTATGTGCAGATAACGGATGGTAAACGAAGTCATTTTAAAGCCTTCTGTGAGCATATTGAGCGGGTTTTGAGCCAGGTTCAATCGCTTCAGATTGATGTTTGTGACGTTTGTCAGCAGGGGGATTTGATTGCCGATCGTCACCGGGTGACGGTGGTTTATCATGATGGTCGCCATGCCGTGATTGAAGTGTTTGCTTTCATGCGGTGCGCTGAAGGGCGGCTCTGTTCACTGGTGGAAAACACGCGGGTGATACAAGGGGATGCGGCGGATCAGTCACTGGCAAGTTGTTGA
- a CDS encoding type II toxin-antitoxin system RelE/ParE family toxin → MMKLLLAPVAQSDLKHIWQFGVDNWGVTKSNQYIDAIKSAFLTLMKQPSIGLERPGLLQDLRSHSVKSHTIFYRVLTDRVEIIRILHNRQDPGLHL, encoded by the coding sequence ATGATGAAACTGTTACTCGCACCTGTCGCGCAATCGGATTTGAAGCACATCTGGCAATTTGGTGTGGATAACTGGGGGGTTACCAAATCCAACCAGTATATCGACGCCATCAAATCAGCCTTTTTAACCCTGATGAAACAACCCTCAATCGGCCTGGAACGGCCCGGTTTATTGCAGGATTTACGCAGTCATTCGGTCAAAAGCCACACCATTTTCTATCGTGTACTCACAGACCGGGTTGAAATTATACGTATTCTGCATAACCGGCAGGATCCGGGGCTACATTTGTAA
- a CDS encoding type II toxin-antitoxin system ParD family antitoxin — translation MHISLTPELEARVKAKVESGLYNNASEVIREALRFMETHEDWIRELKVAQLRQQLNTGLEQLNRGEGIEIDAKESLDALFNDIRI, via the coding sequence ATGCACATTTCATTAACCCCCGAACTGGAGGCCCGAGTGAAAGCAAAAGTTGAAAGTGGCTTGTACAATAATGCCAGTGAAGTGATCCGGGAAGCGCTGCGCTTTATGGAAACTCATGAAGACTGGATTCGGGAGCTGAAAGTTGCCCAGCTTCGCCAGCAGTTAAACACGGGGCTGGAACAGCTGAACCGGGGCGAAGGGATTGAAATTGACGCCAAAGAATCGCTCGATGCTTTATTTAACGATATCAGGATTTAA
- a CDS encoding type II toxin-antitoxin system Phd/YefM family antitoxin codes for MMKTQTIHYLKQHADNLSLEDGPLTIIQDGIPLYRIYSEQQAQQIDEVIALLKLTHLAERDISENEVMTPEDALNRLKHL; via the coding sequence GTGATGAAAACTCAGACAATCCATTATTTAAAACAACACGCAGATAATTTATCTCTGGAGGATGGGCCATTGACAATCATACAAGATGGTATACCCCTGTACCGCATTTATTCTGAACAACAGGCACAACAAATTGACGAAGTGATTGCGCTTTTGAAACTCACTCACCTTGCCGAACGTGACATCAGTGAAAACGAAGTCATGACCCCGGAAGATGCACTAAATCGGCTCAAACATCTCTAA
- a CDS encoding PhzF family phenazine biosynthesis protein, whose amino-acid sequence METEVILVRSFTANGRGGNPAGVVVNAPQLSQAQKLKIAQIVGYSETAFVTVDNEVDWQVSFFTTTGEVDFCGHATLAAFSVLYQKGLITTGKYIQRTRAGLLPVVVTSDGQVVMEQQLPQFLGSFHAREVSALIGIDAGVIESTQLPVEAISTGLPDMIIPVPFGYLDRIQPNQSLIADFCQKYELVGLHVYELYPPESELTASCRNFAPLYGIPEESATGSSSGALACYLSKYLPDESTSRERRDYVFEQGRAMQCTSKITASVTFQNSEIVKVEVGGQAHETGLRHITV is encoded by the coding sequence ATGGAAACAGAAGTTATTTTAGTTCGCTCATTTACCGCCAATGGGCGTGGCGGAAACCCGGCGGGTGTGGTGGTGAATGCACCGCAACTGTCACAGGCGCAAAAGCTGAAAATTGCTCAGATTGTCGGTTATTCAGAAACGGCTTTTGTGACTGTTGATAATGAAGTGGACTGGCAAGTTTCTTTTTTCACGACGACCGGTGAAGTTGATTTTTGTGGTCATGCGACATTGGCTGCGTTTTCTGTCCTGTATCAAAAAGGTCTGATTACGACAGGGAAATATATCCAGCGGACAAGGGCCGGTTTATTGCCTGTTGTGGTCACTTCAGACGGGCAGGTCGTGATGGAGCAACAGTTACCTCAATTTTTGGGAAGCTTTCATGCCCGTGAGGTCTCTGCACTTATCGGAATCGATGCCGGGGTTATTGAAAGTACGCAATTGCCCGTCGAAGCAATTTCGACCGGTTTGCCAGACATGATAATTCCGGTGCCGTTTGGGTATCTGGACCGGATTCAACCCAATCAGTCATTGATTGCTGATTTCTGTCAAAAATATGAACTGGTTGGTCTTCATGTATATGAGTTATACCCGCCAGAGAGTGAACTGACAGCCAGTTGTCGTAATTTTGCCCCTTTGTATGGTATTCCGGAAGAGTCTGCCACCGGGAGTTCGAGTGGTGCGTTAGCCTGTTATCTGTCAAAATATCTGCCTGACGAGAGCACAAGCAGAGAACGTCGGGATTATGTATTCGAACAGGGCCGGGCGATGCAATGTACTTCGAAGATTACGGCTTCTGTTACGTTTCAGAATTCAGAGATTGTGAAAGTAGAAGTCGGTGGACAGGCGCATGAAACGGGTCTCCGGCATATTACTGTTTGA
- a CDS encoding type II toxin-antitoxin system RelE/ParE family toxin, whose translation MKPFLLTVKAKADLKDIARFTQRRWGKEQRNLYLKQFDLVFQSLADNPESGKSSDYIRTGYRKCPQGSHIIYYQQTAPHQIRVIRILHQSMDITSAFE comes from the coding sequence ATGAAACCATTTCTTCTTACTGTCAAAGCGAAAGCCGATTTAAAAGACATTGCACGATTTACACAACGCCGCTGGGGAAAGGAACAACGCAACCTTTATTTAAAACAGTTTGATCTTGTGTTTCAGTCGCTCGCCGACAACCCGGAATCAGGCAAATCCAGTGATTATATCCGGACGGGTTATCGAAAATGCCCTCAGGGCAGTCATATAATTTATTATCAGCAAACCGCACCCCACCAAATCAGAGTGATCCGTATTTTGCATCAAAGCATGGATATCACTTCAGCATTCGAGTGA
- a CDS encoding type II toxin-antitoxin system ParD family antitoxin, protein MGKNTSVTLGEHFDNFIASQVQSGRYGSASEVIRAGLRLLETQETKMNTLRQLLIEGEQSGDTDYDLDDFIDELDHEAE, encoded by the coding sequence ATGGGTAAAAATACCAGTGTGACTTTAGGTGAACATTTTGACAATTTTATTGCCAGTCAGGTCCAAAGTGGCCGCTACGGCTCGGCAAGTGAAGTCATCCGCGCAGGTCTGCGTTTACTTGAAACTCAGGAAACGAAAATGAACACATTGCGACAACTATTAATTGAAGGTGAACAAAGCGGCGACACTGATTATGATCTGGATGATTTCATCGATGAACTCGATCATGAAGCAGAATGA
- a CDS encoding Fic family protein codes for MDNMSAINEPPFTITPTIIRLISEISEQLGRLSVLEEEKNLRLRRINRIRTIQGSLAIEGNTLSEAQITAILEGKRVIAPPKEVQEVRNAIQAYEHFERWQPTNEQHLLKAHQYLMAGLIDDAGHYRHGNVGVMNGKTVVHMAPPANRVKYLMADLLNWLATTEQHPLITSSVFHYEFEFIHPFADGNGRTGRLWQTLILSQWNPLLAQLPVESMVYEYQSAYYQAINQSSKQSDSAPFIELMLQIILETTETASTHHTPQVTPQVTPQVIALLKVMVHPGTVYNRDELQQALKLKDRKSFRERYLKPALADGLIEMTIPDKPNSRLQQYRLTEKGLELSEKTGKSFRK; via the coding sequence ATGGATAATATGAGTGCCATCAACGAACCACCGTTTACGATAACGCCAACTATCATCCGGCTGATTTCAGAAATCAGTGAACAACTGGGCCGTTTATCGGTGCTGGAAGAAGAAAAAAACCTTCGGCTGCGCCGTATCAATCGTATCCGTACCATTCAGGGGTCTCTGGCCATTGAAGGGAATACATTGAGTGAGGCACAAATCACGGCCATTCTTGAAGGAAAGCGGGTCATTGCGCCCCCCAAAGAAGTCCAGGAAGTCCGGAATGCAATACAGGCATATGAACATTTTGAGCGCTGGCAGCCAACGAATGAACAACATCTTCTGAAAGCACACCAATACCTGATGGCAGGCTTAATTGATGATGCTGGTCACTACCGCCACGGTAATGTGGGGGTGATGAATGGCAAAACGGTTGTTCATATGGCACCACCGGCAAACCGGGTGAAATACTTAATGGCAGACTTACTGAACTGGCTTGCCACCACGGAACAACACCCTTTAATTACCAGCTCAGTATTCCATTACGAATTCGAATTTATCCATCCATTTGCGGATGGAAATGGTCGTACAGGGCGTCTGTGGCAAACATTGATCCTCAGCCAGTGGAATCCACTGCTGGCTCAGCTGCCAGTGGAGAGTATGGTCTATGAATATCAGAGTGCGTATTATCAAGCCATTAATCAGAGTTCAAAACAATCCGATTCCGCTCCCTTTATCGAGTTGATGCTACAAATTATTTTGGAAACAACAGAAACGGCATCAACACATCACACCCCCCAAGTCACCCCTCAAGTCACCCCCCAAGTCATCGCCCTGCTCAAAGTCATGGTTCACCCCGGAACCGTCTACAACCGGGATGAATTACAGCAGGCGCTCAAACTCAAAGATCGAAAGTCATTCCGTGAACGTTATCTGAAACCAGCGCTAGCGGACGGGTTGATTGAAATGACCATTCCGGATAAGCCAAACAGTCGGTTGCAGCAATACCGGCTGACCGAAAAAGGGTTGGAACTGTCTGAGAAAACAGGCAAATCATTCAGAAAATAA
- a CDS encoding HEPN domain-containing protein, whose translation MKTTLDHLPEHKQQDIHAIADILRNVVDEFVAGKSGKQSGFKIQKIILFGSYARPGSPQGKPAWMYDPANGYISDYDILVIVNKMELVDNLKLWHLADDRIRRRIEKIPVGVIVHTFDEVNRWLQEGQYFFKDIREEGVELYSADHLELAVPGDLTPEEIQQIGQKHFSRWFESGEQFFITYQDHIKRNWINKAAFELHQATERFFACTLLVCTNYLPKTHDIEKLRHFCAQQDERFASLFPAENQFHRRSFHRLKRAYVDARYSEHYEITVEELAYLAQEVEKLKALTEAVCLVRIGGHV comes from the coding sequence ATGAAAACGACACTTGATCATCTTCCCGAGCACAAACAACAGGATATTCATGCCATCGCGGACATTTTGCGCAATGTGGTGGATGAATTTGTCGCCGGGAAAAGCGGTAAACAGTCCGGCTTTAAAATTCAGAAAATTATCCTGTTCGGCAGCTATGCCCGCCCCGGCTCGCCGCAAGGCAAACCCGCGTGGATGTATGACCCGGCCAACGGCTATATCAGCGATTACGATATTCTGGTGATCGTCAATAAGATGGAGCTGGTGGATAATCTCAAGCTGTGGCATCTGGCGGATGACCGGATCCGGCGGCGGATTGAGAAAATCCCGGTCGGGGTGATTGTGCATACGTTTGACGAAGTGAACCGCTGGCTGCAGGAAGGCCAGTATTTCTTTAAAGATATCCGCGAAGAAGGGGTTGAGCTCTACAGTGCCGATCATCTTGAATTGGCCGTACCGGGAGATTTGACGCCGGAAGAGATACAACAAATTGGACAAAAGCATTTCTCACGATGGTTTGAAAGCGGCGAGCAATTTTTCATCACTTATCAGGATCACATCAAACGTAACTGGATAAACAAAGCAGCCTTTGAACTTCATCAGGCAACAGAACGCTTCTTCGCCTGCACCTTGTTAGTCTGCACGAACTATCTGCCCAAAACCCACGATATCGAAAAGCTGCGTCACTTCTGCGCCCAACAGGATGAACGCTTTGCCAGCTTGTTCCCGGCGGAAAACCAATTCCACCGCCGCAGCTTCCACCGCCTTAAACGCGCTTATGTCGATGCCCGCTATTCCGAGCACTACGAAATCACCGTCGAAGAACTGGCGTATCTGGCGCAGGAAGTAGAAAAACTCAAAGCACTGACGGAAGCGGTGTGTCTGGTGAGGATTGGGGGGCATGTTTAA
- a CDS encoding type I restriction-modification system subunit M, producing the protein MAQTPAKQVSKKPAPKKTKPKKGFEESLWDTANQLRGSVESSEYKHVVLSLVFLKFISDKFIKRRQQMIDKGEDAFLEMKEFYQQDNIFYLPEATRWSYIQERAKQDDIAVLIDTALSTIEKNNPSLKGALPDNYFTRQDLEVKKLASLIDTIENIDTLADECDLSEEDLVGRVYEYFLGKFAATEGKGGGEFYTPKCVVTLLAEMLEPYQGKIYDPCCGSGGMFVQSLKFVESHQGRSKDIAIYGQELTATTYKLAKMNLAIRGLSGNLGERPADTFFADQHPDLKADFIMANPPFNLKNWRSDNELTDDPRFAGFTTPPTGNANYGWILHMLSKLSEAGTAGFVLANGSMSSNTSGEGKIRQKLIDDDRVECMIALPGQLFYTTQIPVCLWFLSKDKSANPVKGYRDRQQETLFIDAREMGSMIDRVHKELTADDIALIADTYHAWRSDADELKARIARGEGKVEAYEDQAGFCKSATLEDIKANDYVLTPGRYVGAAAIEDDGIPFETKMRDLSQTLYRQMNQAEALDQAIRGNLEALGYGE; encoded by the coding sequence ATGGCACAAACACCAGCAAAGCAAGTTTCTAAAAAACCAGCACCGAAGAAAACCAAGCCGAAAAAAGGCTTTGAAGAATCCCTGTGGGACACCGCCAACCAACTGCGCGGCAGTGTTGAATCCTCTGAATACAAACACGTGGTATTAAGCCTGGTGTTTCTCAAATTTATCAGCGATAAATTTATCAAACGTCGTCAGCAAATGATTGATAAAGGGGAAGATGCCTTTCTTGAGATGAAAGAATTCTACCAGCAGGACAACATTTTCTACCTGCCGGAAGCCACCCGTTGGTCCTATATTCAGGAACGTGCCAAGCAGGATGATATCGCCGTGCTGATTGATACCGCGCTGAGCACGATTGAAAAAAATAACCCCAGCCTGAAAGGGGCGTTGCCGGATAACTACTTTACCCGTCAGGATCTGGAAGTGAAAAAGCTCGCCTCGCTGATCGACACGATTGAAAACATCGATACGCTGGCGGATGAATGCGACCTCAGCGAAGAAGATTTAGTCGGCCGGGTGTATGAATACTTCCTCGGCAAATTTGCCGCGACGGAAGGCAAAGGCGGCGGCGAATTCTATACGCCCAAATGCGTCGTCACCTTGCTGGCGGAGATGCTCGAACCCTATCAGGGGAAAATTTACGACCCTTGCTGCGGCAGTGGCGGGATGTTTGTTCAGTCGCTTAAATTTGTCGAAAGCCATCAGGGGCGCAGTAAAGACATTGCCATCTACGGGCAGGAGCTGACCGCCACCACCTATAAACTGGCGAAAATGAACCTCGCGATCCGTGGTTTATCCGGCAATCTGGGCGAACGCCCGGCGGATACCTTCTTCGCCGATCAGCACCCGGATCTCAAAGCCGATTTTATTATGGCCAACCCGCCGTTTAACCTCAAAAACTGGCGCAGCGACAACGAACTCACCGACGACCCGCGCTTTGCGGGCTTTACCACCCCGCCCACCGGCAACGCCAACTACGGCTGGATTCTGCACATGCTTTCCAAGCTCAGTGAAGCCGGTACTGCCGGGTTTGTGCTTGCCAATGGCTCGATGAGTTCTAACACTTCCGGCGAAGGCAAAATTCGCCAGAAGCTGATTGATGATGATCGCGTTGAGTGCATGATCGCGCTGCCGGGGCAGTTGTTCTATACCACGCAAATTCCGGTCTGTTTATGGTTTTTGAGCAAAGATAAATCCGCCAACCCCGTCAAAGGCTACCGTGATCGCCAGCAGGAAACCCTGTTTATCGATGCCCGCGAGATGGGCAGCATGATTGACCGGGTGCATAAAGAACTGACCGCTGACGATATCGCCCTGATTGCCGATACCTACCACGCCTGGCGCAGCGATGCCGATGAACTGAAAGCACGGATTGCACGCGGCGAAGGCAAGGTTGAAGCCTACGAAGATCAGGCCGGATTCTGTAAATCCGCCACCCTTGAGGACATCAAAGCCAACGATTATGTGCTTACGCCGGGCCGCTATGTCGGCGCTGCCGCGATTGAAGACGACGGCATCCCGTTTGAAACCAAAATGCGTGACCTGTCGCAAACCCTCTACAGACAAATGAATCAGGCCGAAGCATTGGATCAGGCGATTCGGGGGAATCTGGAGGCGCTGGGTTATGGGGAGTGA